The Montipora foliosa isolate CH-2021 chromosome 1, ASM3666993v2, whole genome shotgun sequence genome has a window encoding:
- the LOC138001406 gene encoding small ribosomal subunit protein uS11 translates to MRFPPKEYAYVVLYAARHHGTFLFELGTDHSSMAPRKGQRQGGGEQNISLGPQASEGEEIFAVAHIFASFNDTFVHITDLSGKETIVRVTGGMKVKADRDEASPYAAMLAAQDVAARCKEIGITALHVKLRATGGNRTKTPGPGAQSALRALARSGMKIGRIEDVTPIPSDSTRRKGGRRGRRL, encoded by the exons ATGCGGTTTCCCCCAAAAGAGTATGCCTACGTTGTACTTTATGCCGCAAGGCATCATGGTACCTTCCTCTTCGAACTCGGTACCGATCATTCCAG TATGGCTCCTAGAAAGGGTCAGAGACAAGGCGGTGGAGAACAAAACATTTCTCTTGGTCCTCAG GCCAGTGAAGGTGAAGAAATTTTTGCTGTGGCACACATTTTTGCCTCCTTTAATGACACCTTTGTCCACATCACTGATTTGTCTGGAAA GGAAACGATTGTAAGAGTGACTGGTGGAATGAAGGTCAAGGCTGACCGTGATGAG GCCTCCCCATATGCTGCGATGTTGGCTGCCCAAGATGTAGCAGCAAGGTGCAAAGAGATTGGCATCACTGCTTTGCATGTCAAACTGAGGGCTACTGGAGGCAACAG AACCAAGACACCTGGCCCTGGTGCTCAGTCTGCCCTCAGAGCTCTTGCACGGTCAGGAATGAAGATTGGACGTATTG aGGACGTAACTCCAATTCCATCGGACAGTACAAGAAGGAAGGGTGGTCGTCGTGGACGACGTCTGTAA